TCGAGCAGGGCCGACCGATCATCGTCGCCGCCGACGTGGAGCCGATGCCGGAGACCGTCGAGAAGTTCCGGCGCTCGTTCGACGCCGCCGGGTGGAAGCCGACGACCGACCTCCCGGTGGACGAAAAACTCCACCGAACCCGCGAGGCGAACTACGACAACGACCACGAGCGCGACGCGCTGGCGGCCGCGCTGTACGCCTACGACGACCACGAAGACCAGTTCGAACGGATCGCCGCGAAGACCCCGCCCCGGCTCGACCGCGAGGCGGTGATCGCCGGCGTCGTCGCCGGCGGGTCGTCCGTCGAGGCCGTGATCGAGTCGCTGAACGACGACGACGGCGACGGGGGCGACGGCGGCGGGAGCGACGACGAGACGGACCCCACGGAGCCCGAGCGGACCGAAGAGGAGGAGACGATTCGGCGACTCCGCGAGCGCGTCGACCGGCTGGAGTCGCACGCGGAGTCGCTCGAAGACGACCTCGACGAGCGCGACGAGCGGATCGCGGAACTGGAAGGCGAGTTAGAGGAGGCGAAACGCGAAGAGCGGATCGAGGCGCGAACCCGTCGCGCCGTCTCGCGGCTCGAACGCGAGACCGACCGGCTCGAACGCGAACGCGACGAGGCGAGAGAGACCGTCGAGACGCTGGAAACGAAGGTAGAGACGCTCAAGGAGCTGTGGCGGCTCGACCACTCGAACTTCGACGACGTGGCCGACGACCGGGGGCTCGTGAGCGTGAAAGTCGTCGAGCAGTTCACGCTCGACGCCATCGAAACCGCAGACGAAGAGTACGGGCTCGTCGCCGGCGACGTGGTCTACTTGCGCGACGCCTCCGGCGCCGGGCGGCGGACCGCGGAGCGACTGGCCGAGACGGAGCCGCGCGCCGTGATCCGCGACGGAAACCTCTCCGAGGTGGCCGATCAGGTCCTCTTCGACCACGACGTGCCGGTGCTCCCGGCCGACGCGGTCCCCGTGCGCGAGGTCGACGAGCTGGCGGTCGCGAGCGAGGAGGCCGTCGTGGCCGCCCTCGACGACTGGGAGCGCCGCGCCGAGCGCCGCCGGAAGGCCGAGAAACAGGAGCACCTCGACCGGATCATCTCGGAGCACCGGGCGGGGCGAACGCTCCCGGAGACCGAGGAGTAAGACTGGTGGCGGCGTGTCGGGGCGACCGCCACCGCCGCCGGCCGCGCGCACGCTTCCAGAAGTCATATGTCCGACAACCGCGCAGTCGTGCCTATGGACGCTTACGAGCGGATCACCCGGAACGCGGCCGAGGTGGTCACCGAGGAGGAGATCGAGGCGCTGGCCGACGACCCGGACGGAAAGCGGGCGTACGTCGGCTACGAGCCCTCGGGGGTTCTCCACATCGGACACATGCTCACCGCGAACAAGCTCATCGACCTCCAGGCGGCCGGCTTCGAGGTGACGGTCCTCTTGGCCGACGTACACGCCTACCTCAACGACAAGGGCTCCTTCGAGGAGATCCGCCACACCGCAGAGCGGATGCGCGACCAGTTCATCGCGTACGGGCTCGACGAGTCGAACACGCAGTTCGTTCTCGGCTCCGACTTCCAACTCGACGACGACTACACGCTGGATCTCCACTCGTTAGAGCTCGAAACGACGCTCGCGAGAGCCGAGCGCGCGATGGCGGAGATCACCTCCGGCGACTCGGTGAAGGTGTCGCAGGCGGTGTACCCGCTGATGCAGGCGCTCGACATCCCGTACCTCGGCGTCGACTTGGCGGTCGGCGGGATGGAACAGCGGAAGGTCCACATGCTCGCGCGCGACGTGCTGCCGAGCATCGATCGCGAGCCGCCGACGAGCCTCCACACCCCGCTCATCGCCGACTTGGGGACGGGTCGCGGGAAGATGTCCTCCAGCGAGGGCGTCACCATCTCGATGGAGGACTCCCGCGCAGACATCGAATCGAAGGTGAACGACGCGTACTGTCCGCCGACGGCCGACCCCGAACCGGCCGACGACGGCGGCGAGAGGGAGAACCCCGTCCTGCAGGTGTTCGAGTACCACGTGTTCCCGCGGTTCGAGACCGTGGTCGTCGAGCGCCCCGAGGAGTACGGCGGCGACTTGGCGTACGGCGCGTACGACGAGTTAGAGGACGATCTCGAGTCCGGAGAGCTCCATCCCGCCGACGCGAAGGGGGCGCTCGCCGAGTACCTCGACCGGCTCATCGCGCCGGGTCGCGAACAGTTGGCCGAGTAGGTAGCCGCGTTATACGTCGTTCAGCCGCTAATTTTCCCGTCTGCTGTGTGTCCCCCGTACTCACAGGTCCCGTCCAGACAGCCGCGGCCGGCGGCCGTCTCGAAGACGGGGAGCCCGCAGTCGCACTCGTCGACGACGACGCCGGACGGAATCGAGAAGGTCGTCTCACACGCCGGACGATTCTCGCAGGCGAGATAGACGCGGCCGGGCGCAGACTGGACGGTGAGCGCTCCCTCACAGTCCGGGCAGTCCCAGACGCGGGAGAACCGGTCGCTGACCGCGGTCGCCATGGGGTCGCAGGCGGGGTCGAGACAGAGGTGGAACGGCTCGCCGCGCTCGATTCGAATCTTCGGGAGCCCGCAGTCGTCGCAGGTTCCGTCGGTGACGCTCGCGCCGGCCGGGAGCCCCCACCGCTGCTCGCAGTCGAGACAGACCACGTCGCCGCGCGAGCGAATCAAAACCCCGCCGTCGTCAGGGCACGTCCCGACCGGCAGACCGGCCTCCGTGACCGGGAGCGCGCGGTCCGCGGTGGCCGTCTCGGCGACGACGCGGAGCCGACGCGAGCCGTCGCGGGCGGTCACGGAGAAGCCGTCCCCGTCGCCTTCGACGACGACGCTCTCGGGGCGCGTGAGCCACGCGACCGGCTGGTAGCCGTCGGCGTCGTGGACGAGCGTGGTGTCGTCGGGTTTGACGATGACGACGACGCGCCCCCGGTGGGTCCGGGAGCGGTCGCCGCGTTCGGTCACTCGACAGTCGCCGGCGAACACACGGAGTCGTTCGGGCATACGGCCGGATGGGGCCAGTATGGGTCTTAAGCGGTCGGAGCCGGGGTTTAAATGGGATACAGGGCGGCGCTGCGTCACGACCGCTCGTCGGCGCCGACGGTTCGCGAGAACCGGTTCGGCGGACTGCGGCCTACGCCACCCGAACCGTCCGCGTCGCCCTGACGGGCATCAGCGGGAGGTCCGGGAACGCGACCTCGACGACGAACTCGAGTTCGTCGGCGTCCGGCGGCCCGAACACGCCGACGGGGACCGTCGTCTCCCCGTCGAGATACGTCGTCGTCGACGACATCTCCACGTCGTTGACGGTGACTCGGATCCCCGCGCGGGCGCTTCCAGAGACCGCGGCCACGGCGACCTCGCACATCTCGTTTTCGCCGACGGCGATGGTGTCGGGGAACTCGCCCCAGTCGACATCGATCCGCGGGCAGTCGCGCGCGGCGGCGACGATCCGGTCGGCGACCGACCCGCTCATGCCGGCGTTTTCGAGCGCGTCAGCGCCGGCGTCAACGACGTCGCCGGGGGAGGTGAGCCCGGCGTCCGCGAGGCGTTCGGCGCGACCGGAGCCGACGCCGTCGATCGCGGTGAGCGCGACCGCCTCCCGCGAGACGCCGTGTTCGACGCGGGCCTCGACGCGACACGCGAGATTGGCTGCGCGCGGCCCGGCGAATCGGTCGAGGAACTCCGAGAGCGCGGCGAGTAAGCGGAGCGCATTCTGGCGGATTACCCACGCGTCCGAGCGCAGATCCGAGGGGATCGAGTCGGCCATCCCGGCGCGGAGAATGGCGAACACCTTGCGGTGGCCGTCCGCCAAGTCGGTGTCGCGATCGTCGAGGATCCGGTCGATCGCGTCCGACTCGGCCGCGCGCGCGGAGACGGAGTCGAACTCGCCGGCGGCCGCGACGGTCGCCAACACCGAGTCGACGGTCAGCGTCTCCCGGTCCGCGAGCCGTTTAAACCGGCGGGCGGTGTCGAGTCGCAGGTAGTACTTCGAGGCGAGCCGTCCCAGCGCGGTCGGCTCGATCGCGAGGTCGTCGTCGGCCGCGACGAACCCGTCGTCGACGAGCGATTCGAGGGTGCCGCGGACGCGGTCACGGAGGGTGGCGAAGTCGTATTTCTCGGGTTTCGACTCGGCGCGGACGTAGTAGAAGGTGGTCTCTAACCACTCCATCACGTCTTCGAGCCCGCGGATGGTTCCCATCGCGATCTCCGCGTTCAGGTGTGACTCCAGTTCCGCGGCGAGCCGCGACTCGATCGGCTTCCCCTCTTTTAAAAGCGACCGATACGTGTCGGCGTCGGCGCGGTCACAGACGACCCAGCCGTATCCCACGTCGTCGTAGCCGGGGCGGCCGGCGCGCCCGAGCATCTGGAGCACGTCGAGCGGCGAGATGTCAGTTTCTCCCTCAAGCGGGTCATGGTACTTCGTGTCGCGGATAACCACACAGCGGGCGGGGAGGTTCACCCCCCACGCGAGCGTCGACGTCGAGAAGAGGAACTTGATCTTCCCCTGTTTAAACCACTCCTCCACGCGGTCGCGGTCCGACTTCCCTAACCCGGCGTGGTGGAAGCCGACGCCGTCGGTGACGGACTGCCGGAGGGTGTCGTTGGTGAGTTCCTTCGCCTCGTTGTGGAAGTCGTAGTCGCCCCGCGAATCGATCGGAATGTCGCGGTCCGTGATCTCGTCACGGGCCTTCTTCGCGGCCTGTACCGTGTCCTGTCGCGAGGAGACGAACACGAGCGCCTGCCCGTCCTCGCGGACGTGCGGCTCGGCCAGATCCAGCGCGCGGTAGAGTCGGCGGTACTTGTCCGCGAAGGCGTTCGAGCCGTGCGAGTACGTCTTCACGCCCGTTTCGAGGTCGACCGGGCGGTAGTCGTCGCCGAACTCGTAGGTCGTCTCCGCGGGGGCGTCAAGCCACTCCGCGACGTCGCCGACGTTCGGCATCGTCGCGGACAGCGCGACGACGCGGGGGTCCTGAAGCCGGCGCAGTCGGGAGACGGTGACTTCGAGGACGGCGCCGCGCTTCTCGCTGTCGAGTAAGTGGACCTCGTCGATGACGACGCAGTCCACGTCGGTGATAAACGAGTACCGGCCGGAGTCGTGTTTGCGCGTCGCGCTGTCCGCCTTCTCCGGCGTCGTCACGAGCACGTCCGCGCGCTCGGCGCGGCGGGGATTTAAGTCGCGCTCGCCGGAGACGACGTAGACCGAGTAGCCGAGGTCCTCGAATCGCTCCCACTCGCTTTCCTTCTCGTTGGTGAGCGCGCGGAGGGGCGCGACGAAGAGGGCCGTGCCGCCCTCCGAGAGCGTCTTGCAGATCGCCAGTTCGGCGAGCGCGGTCTTCCCCGAGGCCGTCGGCGCCGAGGCGACCACGTTGTGGTCGGTCTCTAAGAGCCCCGGAAGCGCCTCGCGTTGCATCCGATTGAACTCCTCGAACCCGAAGGCGTCGGCGAACGCCGGCACCGCGTCGGCGACCTTCACGCCGGACCACGCCCGCGGGAGAGTCGACGGCGACCGAGAGTCGTTCGCATCACGTCAAGACGGGGGCTTCCAGAGCAAAGGCGTTTCTCATGTGGTCGCCCGCGACCGCGGAGAGCCGAGAGCGTCGCCACCGAACCCGGACGTTTACGTCACCGCGGATCGACCGCCCCGTATGCTCCCGTCGTCACCGGTCGTCGTCGGTGCTGCCGCCGTGATCGCCCTGCTCGTCGTCGCGGTGGTGATACGTCGGCTGCGCGGCCCGTCCGCCGAGGCGCGAAAATCGAAGCGCGCACACGAGGCGGCCCAAAAGCGCGACCCGCCCGTCGATATCGGCGAGACCTACGAGTTCGGCGTCACCGAACTCACGGACCACCACTCGGGCGAGGAGGTCGCCGTCGGGAAAGTCGAGGGGTTCGTCCTCTTCACCGAGGACGTGCCGGGTGGCCTCGAACCGGGCGACGTGATCCGCGCGAAGGTGCTCTCGTTCAACGAGGGGCGCACCTCCGCCGACGCGACGTTCGTGGGACGCGCGTGAGAGCGCCGGAACGGATCTGAGCGCTCGGGGTTGTCCACCTCCGCCCCGAGCATGAAGTTCATACGTGGTGGCGTCGAAGTGGTTTCGTAATGGCTCAGGCCGGGAATCAGGACCTCACGGAGCGGTTCATTCAGTTCTACCGCAACTACTACCGCGAGGCGATCGGCACCCTCGCACAGCGATACCCGAACGAGCAGCGCTCGCTGTACATCGACTACGACGATCTGTTCCAGTTCGACCGCGACCTCGCAGAGGACTTTCGGACGAAGCCGGACCAGATGCGCGAGTACGCCGAGGAGGCGCTGCGGCTCTACGACCTCCCCGCCGACGTGAGCCTCGGACGCGCACACGTTCGGATCGAAAACCTCCCCGAGGGGATCGACATCCGCGGTATTCGGGTCCACGACGACCACATCGGGCGACTCGTCTCGATCAAGGGAATCGTTCGCAAGGCGACCGACGTGCGACCGAAGGTGACCGAAGCCGCCTTCGAGTGTCAGCGCTGCGGGACGATGACGTACATTCCCCAGAGCGACGGCGGGTTTCAGGAGCCCCACGAGTGTCAGGGGTGTGAACGACAAGGACCCTTCCGGGTGAACTTCGATCAGTCCGAGTTCGTCGACTCACAGAAGCTCCGCATCCAGGAGTCGCCCGAGGGGCTCCGCGGCGGCGAGACGCCTCAGAACATCGACGTGGATATCGTCGACGACATCACGGGCAAAGTGAGTCCCGGCGACCACGTCACCTGCGTCGGGGTCCTCCACATCGAGCAGGTCGAGCAGGGCAACGAGAAGTCCGCCATCTTCGATTTGTACATGGACGGCGTCTCCATCGCCATCGAGGACGAGGAGTTCGAGGACATGGACATCACCGAGGCGGACAAACGCGAAATCATCGAGCTCTCCAACCGCGAGGATATCTACGAGGCGATGGTCGGCTCCATCGCGCCCGCCATCTACGGCTACGAGGAGGAGAAGCTTGCGATGATCCTCCAGCTGTTCTCCGGCGTCACCAAACACCTCCCCGACGGGTCGCGGATCCGGGGCGACCTGCACATGCTTCTCATCGGTGATCCGGGTACGGGTAAGTGTCTCAGTGGCGACACAAAGGTCGTCCTCAACGATGGCCGAGAGGTTCCGATACGCGAACTAGTTGAGCGGAACCTCGACGATCCGAAGCCAGTCGACGACGGCGTCTGGGACAGTGTTGACTTCGAAGTCCCCGCACTTCAGGCGGACGGCACTGTCGGGGCCTCCCGCGCGACGAAAGTCTGGAAGAGAGAGGCGCCAGCAGAGATGTATCGGGTCGAGACGGCGTCGGGCCGTGAACTCGACGTGACGCCTTCCCACCCGCTGTTCACCCAGCGGGACGGACAGTTCGCTCCGGTCCGCGCCGAGGAGCTGGAAGCAGGCGAGTTCGTAGCGACACCCACCCGGCTTGAGGTAGACGCCAACGACGCGCTCGACATCGATTTCCGAAGGGCGCAGTCGCACAACGCCGTCCGTCTCGACGCTCCCGAACGCTGGACACCAGCGTGCTCCCGGCTCGTCGGATACATCGTTGCCGAGGGCTACGTCGAGCAACGCGACGATCACTCGGGATTCGTTTCGATCACGAACAACGACGAGGGGGTCCTCGATGACGCCCGCAGCACGCTCCAGGACCTCAACCTCGAAACGACTACCCGAGAGCCGCACGACAGGAAGAGTGCGCGAGAGTTGCTGTGTTCCGCGGGCGAGTTTGTCAGTTTCCTCGACGAGATCGATGAAGCACTACTGAAAAGCTCCGCGGAGCAGCGGGTCCCGTCGAGCATCGCAGGCGCATCTGACGAAATCACCGCGGCTTTCGTTAAGGGATTCATCGAGGGAGAAGGGCACGTCTCTGCGTCGGAAGGCGAGATAACCGTCGCGTCGATGAGCGAGGTGCTCTTGGAAGGAGTTCGGTCACTCCTGCTTCAACACGGCATTACGTCCCAGTTGCACGAGCGGCACGACGGAAGCTACCGGCTCCGTATCAGCGGCGCACAGTTCGACCGCTACGTGACCAAAATCGGGTTCGTTACTGACCGAAAACAGTCCGCAGCGGAGGAGCATCTCGAAACCGATCAGAACACGAACGTAGACGTGATCCCGAACGTCGGTCCGACGCTTCGTCGATTGCGTGACTCCCTCGGACTAACGCAGTACGAGTGCGGTGTCCCGCGGAACACGTACCGACACTACGAGGCC
This genomic window from Halorubrum sp. PV6 contains:
- a CDS encoding DUF460 domain-containing protein; this encodes MTTRTIRARDRPVFGVDVHSGDVRGDDPSYALVILDPVDEDDPDAPDADGPMARITRDVVSFRKLCRLIDDREPLYVATDNAYELAADKGELVGFLRSLPDGTRLVQVTGAERPEPLSRVASRHGIPYGKEPMKEAEASARLAAANVGHEVTAFTDETRVKVSRGRSTGKGGWSQDRYTRRIHGNVRKRTRQVQSKLKEANLSFERDVTEKYGGYANATFTVEARPEDIPVSNSRAGDVRVEVERERRDGIEYEPLVKRRDRVIVGIDPGTTTAAAVVGLDGTVHALYSSRTSDTADVTEWIVEQGRPIIVAADVEPMPETVEKFRRSFDAAGWKPTTDLPVDEKLHRTREANYDNDHERDALAAALYAYDDHEDQFERIAAKTPPRLDREAVIAGVVAGGSSVEAVIESLNDDDGDGGDGGGSDDETDPTEPERTEEEETIRRLRERVDRLESHAESLEDDLDERDERIAELEGELEEAKREERIEARTRRAVSRLERETDRLERERDEARETVETLETKVETLKELWRLDHSNFDDVADDRGLVSVKVVEQFTLDAIETADEEYGLVAGDVVYLRDASGAGRRTAERLAETEPRAVIRDGNLSEVADQVLFDHDVPVLPADAVPVREVDELAVASEEAVVAALDDWERRAERRRKAEKQEHLDRIISEHRAGRTLPETEE
- a CDS encoding tyrosine--tRNA ligase, with translation MDAYERITRNAAEVVTEEEIEALADDPDGKRAYVGYEPSGVLHIGHMLTANKLIDLQAAGFEVTVLLADVHAYLNDKGSFEEIRHTAERMRDQFIAYGLDESNTQFVLGSDFQLDDDYTLDLHSLELETTLARAERAMAEITSGDSVKVSQAVYPLMQALDIPYLGVDLAVGGMEQRKVHMLARDVLPSIDREPPTSLHTPLIADLGTGRGKMSSSEGVTISMEDSRADIESKVNDAYCPPTADPEPADDGGERENPVLQVFEYHVFPRFETVVVERPEEYGGDLAYGAYDELEDDLESGELHPADAKGALAEYLDRLIAPGREQLAE
- a CDS encoding endonuclease NucS domain-containing protein, translated to MPERLRVFAGDCRVTERGDRSRTHRGRVVVIVKPDDTTLVHDADGYQPVAWLTRPESVVVEGDGDGFSVTARDGSRRLRVVAETATADRALPVTEAGLPVGTCPDDGGVLIRSRGDVVCLDCEQRWGLPAGASVTDGTCDDCGLPKIRIERGEPFHLCLDPACDPMATAVSDRFSRVWDCPDCEGALTVQSAPGRVYLACENRPACETTFSIPSGVVVDECDCGLPVFETAAGRGCLDGTCEYGGHTADGKISG
- a CDS encoding DEAD/DEAH box helicase, which encodes MKVADAVPAFADAFGFEEFNRMQREALPGLLETDHNVVASAPTASGKTALAELAICKTLSEGGTALFVAPLRALTNEKESEWERFEDLGYSVYVVSGERDLNPRRAERADVLVTTPEKADSATRKHDSGRYSFITDVDCVVIDEVHLLDSEKRGAVLEVTVSRLRRLQDPRVVALSATMPNVGDVAEWLDAPAETTYEFGDDYRPVDLETGVKTYSHGSNAFADKYRRLYRALDLAEPHVREDGQALVFVSSRQDTVQAAKKARDEITDRDIPIDSRGDYDFHNEAKELTNDTLRQSVTDGVGFHHAGLGKSDRDRVEEWFKQGKIKFLFSTSTLAWGVNLPARCVVIRDTKYHDPLEGETDISPLDVLQMLGRAGRPGYDDVGYGWVVCDRADADTYRSLLKEGKPIESRLAAELESHLNAEIAMGTIRGLEDVMEWLETTFYYVRAESKPEKYDFATLRDRVRGTLESLVDDGFVAADDDLAIEPTALGRLASKYYLRLDTARRFKRLADRETLTVDSVLATVAAAGEFDSVSARAAESDAIDRILDDRDTDLADGHRKVFAILRAGMADSIPSDLRSDAWVIRQNALRLLAALSEFLDRFAGPRAANLACRVEARVEHGVSREAVALTAIDGVGSGRAERLADAGLTSPGDVVDAGADALENAGMSGSVADRIVAAARDCPRIDVDWGEFPDTIAVGENEMCEVAVAAVSGSARAGIRVTVNDVEMSSTTTYLDGETTVPVGVFGPPDADELEFVVEVAFPDLPLMPVRATRTVRVA
- a CDS encoding TRAM domain-containing protein, producing the protein MLPSSPVVVGAAAVIALLVVAVVIRRLRGPSAEARKSKRAHEAAQKRDPPVDIGETYEFGVTELTDHHSGEEVAVGKVEGFVLFTEDVPGGLEPGDVIRAKVLSFNEGRTSADATFVGRA